The following coding sequences are from one Acetonema longum DSM 6540 window:
- a CDS encoding transposase — protein sequence MDWAGDPAYITDPDTGEMMDAYLFVGVMTYSQYAYVEAFINEKQQAWVTAHVHMYEYFGGVAKLLVPDNCKTAVVHAGGWYNQQIHTVYHEMAEHTVLLLSPPE from the coding sequence GTGGACTGGGCAGGAGACCCTGCCTATATTACAGACCCTGACACCGGTGAAATGATGGATGCGTACCTATTTGTAGGAGTAATGACTTACAGCCAATATGCTTATGTTGAAGCGTTCATCAATGAAAAACAGCAGGCATGGGTCACCGCCCATGTTCACATGTACGAATACTTCGGCGGCGTGGCCAAACTGCTTGTACCTGATAACTGCAAGACGGCTGTGGTACATGCAGGTGGCTGGTACAATCAGCAAATCCATACTGTTTATCACGAAATGGCTGAGCACACGGTGCTGCTATTATCCCCACCAGAGTGA